TCAGTTAGAAAACATAACGGAACGGCAATTGGAGTCTGTGTTTTATTTGACAAACTCGGCCTTGATGAGATTGACACAGTTCCTGTATATTCACTTGTCAGAGTCAGCAGAATTGACTAAAAACGTCCGGAAAAAATATATTTCATGCTAACTGTTTCATGGAATTTACGAAGTAACTCTCATTAAAAAAACTATATTGCTTATAAAAGAGGACTATATTGATTTATAAAAAAACGTTCATGAAACAAATTTTTCATGGACTGTTACATGAAAATCATGAGTTGGTTTTCATGGTAAATGATACAAATATCAGAGGATTTAGGATATGGCTGTAATTGATTTGGTAGTATTTGAACTGAATAAGACACTTTATGCACTTGACATCACACTTGCACGCGAAATTGTTGAGATGATGACTCCGACCCCTATTCCACGCTCTCCCCCTCATGTGGCAGGAATAATTAATCTTCGCGGCGAGATTACAAAAATAATTCATTTGTGCACTCTTCTTGATATTCAGGAAAATCCTGACGCTGAAACAAGAAAAATTATTATTCTGACATCTGCTGATTCAGAAAAATCTAAGATTGGAATAATTGTGGATGATGTTAAAAGCGTTATTGCAATAGAAGAAGATACAATTGACACAATGGATAATGCAGTCTCAAAAGAGGCTTATGTTAAGGGGATAATAAAAAGAAAATCCGAAACTGACAATAAAGAAACACAGCTTGTAATCTGGATTGATCTCTCAAAAGTTCTTGAAGAGCTTAATTTTGGGTTGAATCAATAATAAAACAATCAGCCTTTATCTTTATTCATAGTCCGGATTTAAAAATTGTTCATGAATTAAGAATAAATTTTCAAATCTCCGCTCAATTATCAGATATAATATAATCATCATTTAATTTTGGTTTTAAGGCTAAATATTAGCTGTAATAAAACATTTATTTAATTTTTCAGGTGTCAGAATACCAATGATAAGTTATATATAGAATCGCAATTCCACATTTATGGAGAATCTTATTGAGAGGTATCTGCATATGTTATCAGGACAACCAATAGTAATTTTACGCGATAATGTCGATGTAACAAGCGGAATGGAGGCTCAGCGCTCAAATATCATGGCATGCAAAGCCATTGCGGGCGCTGTCAGAACAACTCTTGGTCCGCGTGGCATGGACAAAATGCTAGTATCCCCGTCAGGTGACGTAGTGCTCACAAACGACGGTGCAACAATTCTTCATGAGCTTTCTGTCGAACATCCGGCGGCAAAGATGGTAATCGCTGTTGCAGAAGCACAGGATGATGAGGTCGGAGACGGCACAACAACTGCGACAATTTTCATCGGTGCACTCATGGAAGAGGCTGAAAACCTCTTAAAGAAGGGAATTCATCCGACAATCATTGCAAAAGGTTACAACCTTGCAATGGTAAAAGCTCTTGAAGTCCTAAATGAGAATTCAATCACAGCAGGACCTGACAACAAGGATATGCTGATGA
The genomic region above belongs to Methanomicrobium antiquum and contains:
- a CDS encoding chemotaxis protein CheW, which translates into the protein MAVIDLVVFELNKTLYALDITLAREIVEMMTPTPIPRSPPHVAGIINLRGEITKIIHLCTLLDIQENPDAETRKIIILTSADSEKSKIGIIVDDVKSVIAIEEDTIDTMDNAVSKEAYVKGIIKRKSETDNKETQLVIWIDLSKVLEELNFGLNQ